Sequence from the Myxococcota bacterium genome:
TGAACGGGAAGAAATGCGCACGGAAGCGCAGCTTCACGTCGGCGCCCATCAGGTGTCTCGCGAACGCGTACAGCACGCCCTTCATGTCGCCGAGCGTGACCCGCTCGTCGACCATGAAGCCCTCGATCTGGTGGAAGAACGGCGAGTGAGTCGCGTCGAAGTCCACGCGGTACACACGGCCCGGCGCGATGAAGCGGAACGGCGGCGTGCGGCCGGTCATGGCGCGGATCTGCACCGGCGAGGTGTGCGTGCGCAGCACGTGGCCGCCGGAGACGAAGAACGTGTCCTGTGAGTCGCGCGAGGGGTGGTCGGCCGCGATGCGCAGCGCGTCGAAGTTGTGCCACTCGGTCTCGACCTCGGGCCCGTCCTCGACCGAGAAGCCCAGCCCCGCGAAGAACTGCGCCATGTCGCGCTCGACGCGCGTGACCGGATGCAGCGCGCCGTGCGTGGGCGGCACGCCGGGCAAGCTGACGTCGAGCGCGCGCTCGGAGAGCGCCCGCTCCGAAGCCGCGCGCTCGAGCGCCTGCTCGCGCAAGGCGGCGTCGGCTTCGATGCGCGCCGCGGCGCGGTTCAGCGCGTCGCCGGCGGCCTTGCGCTCGGCCTGGGGCAGCTCACCGATCGCCCGCAGGCGCGAAGACACCGAGCCCTTGCGCCCGAGATAGCGCGCGCGCACCTCGCGCAGCGCCTGCACGGAGTCGGCGCCGGCAATGGCCGCGTGCGCCTCGCGGCACAGCGCCTCGAGCTCGTCGCTGCCCCCCGGCACGGCGAGCTCAGGCGGCGGACTGCGCGAGCTTCACCAGCTCCGAGAACGCCCTCGGCTCCGCGACCGCGAGCTCGGCCAGGATCTTGCGGTCCATCTCCACGCCCGCCTTCTTC
This genomic interval carries:
- the pheS gene encoding phenylalanine--tRNA ligase subunit alpha yields the protein MCREAHAAIAGADSVQALREVRARYLGRKGSVSSRLRAIGELPQAERKAAGDALNRAAARIEADAALREQALERAASERALSERALDVSLPGVPPTHGALHPVTRVERDMAQFFAGLGFSVEDGPEVETEWHNFDALRIAADHPSRDSQDTFFVSGGHVLRTHTSPVQIRAMTGRTPPFRFIAPGRVYRVDFDATHSPFFHQIEGFMVDERVTLGDMKGVLYAFARHLMGADVKLRFRAHFFPFTEPSAEFDFSWQGGWLEWGGCGMIHPGVLENCGIDASRWQGFAFGMTIDRTAMQRFGIPNIHRMFDGDVRVLEPLA